DNA from Sphingomonas psychrotolerans:
AAAGCGCGTCCGGTCAGTCCCGGAAGCTGCGCTCGAACTCAGGGAAGCCGCTTCCACGTCTGCGACTTGCAGATCACCCCGAAAAGCACGCAGCCCTTGCCGACCATCGTGTTCGCATCGGCGAAGCTGATCGTGCCCGAGAAGGTCTTGCGGATATCGGGCACGAACACCTTGCCGCGCCATTTGCCGCTGCCGGCGGGCTCGAGATCGCGGAACAGCCGCGTGCCGACCAGATTCTCGGTGCCGCCGCGGCGCGCATCGGCCTGTGCCTTGGCGCTCGCCCAGGTCACCGTGCCGCACAGCCGGCCGTCGCATTTGTCGATGCGGACATGGACGCTGTTGCCCGGATTGCGCCATTCGGTGGCAATCGGCGGCGCGGCGGGCTCGTCGGCGAAAGCGGGAGCGACAGGCAGCGCGACGAGCGCGACCGCGAGCAATTTGGGAATCACGGACTTCATCACAGACCCTCTCTCGAACACCGACCATGGCTCTCCGGTGAACGACACCGAATCTGGAAAGCATGGATGTGCCCCACAAGGCGCGGATATGGAAACGGAACGTTGGGAGCCGCGATCTCGCCGATCGTGGTCTAGCGCCGCTAGACCACTGCGAGAAGCTGGAGCGGGCGAAGGGATTCGAACCCTCGACCCCGACCTTGGCAAGGTCGTGCTCTACCCCTGAGCTACGCCCGCTCTGGCGTCTGGCCCCGTGCGACTTGGCGCTTGGGGCGGGTGAGGCGCGGCCACTAGCAGCGGGTTTCGGGCAGTGCAAGCCCCTATGCGCGATTCGGGAAAAGGCTTGGCGCGCGCGGCGCAAACCCCCACATAGCGGCGCAACCCGACATCAACGCCCAGGAGCATCCTTTGGCCACGCTTGGACTGTCCCCGCAAGAGAAGGAAGCCGTCGAGGCCTTCCGCCGCGACGTCGTCGAGCCGTCGATGACGGGCCTTGTCGTCATCGATTTCTGGGCCGAATGGTGCGGCCCGTGCAAGGCACTGACTCCGGTGCTCGAAAAGGTCACCGCCGACTACGCCGCCAAGGGCGTTACCTTGGCCAAGGTCGATGTCGACGCCAACCAGTTCATCGCCGCGCAATTCCAGGTGCGCTCGATCCCGACGGTCTATGCGATGTTCCAGGGCCAGCTCGTCGCCGACCTGACCACCGCGCGCACCGAGACCCAGCTGCGCACGATGCTCGACCAGATATTGCGCCAGTTGCCGGTGCAGAGCGAGGAAGCCCAGGCCGAGGCCGAGCTCGAGCCGCTGATCGCGATGGGCGAGCAGGTACTCCACGACGGCGACCACGAGCGCGCGCTCTCGATCTTCGAGCAGATCGCCGAGATCGCCCCCGAGCATCCGCAAATCGCCGCCGGCCGCGCACGCGCACTGGTGGCATTGGGCCGCGCTGACGAAGCCGAGGCTGTGCTGGCGGCGCTTCCCGAGGTCACGGCCAAGGGGCCGGAGATCGAGCAGGCGCGCGCCGCGGTGGCGCTCGCCCGGGAAGTGGTTCCGGTCGAGGACCTGTCGGGGCTCGCGGCGAGGGCCGCGACCGGCGACATGGATGCGCGCTACGAGCTCGCCGGCGGCCAGATGGCGGCGGGCGACCGCGAGGCGGCAACGGCGACCTTGTTGGCGATGATCGCCGAGGACCGCGAATGGAACGAAGGCGCCGCCCGCGCCCGGCTGCTCAAGCTGTTCGAAGCCGTGGGTCTCGAAGATCCCTGGGTTTCGGCACAGCGCCGGAAGCTCTCGGCGATTCTGTTCGGATGACCGCGACGCGGCTCTCGGTGTTTCCGCTGGCGGGGGCGTTGCTCTTCCCGCGGATGCATCTGCCGCTCCACATCTTCGAGCCGCGCTACCGGGCGCTGATTTCCGACGCGCTCGCGCGCGACCGGCGGATCGGCGTGATTCAGCCGCGCGATGCGAACGAGCCGCCGACATTGTTCGATGTGGGTTGCGTCGGCCGGATCGCCGAAGTCGAAGCGCTGCCCGACGGGCGCTATGATATCGTGCTCGAGGGGCTGACGCGGTTCACCGTGCTGCGCGAACTCGACGTCACGACGCCGTTCCGGCAGATCGAAGCCGAGCTGGAAGCGGCCGGCGAAGCGGAAGCACTCGCGATTGCCGAGCGCGCTTCGCTCGAGATCGAGTCGCGGCGATTTGCCGACGGGCTCGGCTATGCCGTCGATTGGGAAGCGGTGACCCGGCTCGACGACGAATCGCTGGTCAACGGCATCGCCCAGATCGCGCCGTTCGACGTCGCCTCGAAACAGGCTTTGCTCGAAGCCAACGGGCTTTCCGCGCGTGCCGATCTGATTGTCCAGCTGATGCAGTTCTTCGGCCGCCACGGCGAAGAAGGCGGAGTGACGCTGCAATGAGCACGGCGATCGACCCCTGGCTTCTCGAACGGCTGGTGTGCCCGATCACGCGCACCCCGCTGCGCTACGACGAAGCGGCGGCAGAGCTCGTGTCCGAGGAAGCGGGCCTCGCATATCCGGTGCGCGAGGGGATGCCGGTGCTGATCGTCGAGGCGGCGAGACAGATTCGTTAGGGAGTGATCCCTTCTTTTCCCCTGCGAATGCAGGGGAAACTCTAGCGGCGGCCGCTCAGCCGATAGGTGCCGGTGAACGACACGTTCGCACCGCCACAGACGCCATTGTCGCGCGCGAGCAGATAGGGGCCGAGCAGTCGCAACTGCACCCGGCAACGATAGGTTTCCTCCGGCGCGTCGTCGAATCCGCGCGCCATCGTTCCGCTTTCGGCGCCCTCGTCGACCGAAAAGGCGATGCGGTCGCCACTGCCTTGCGCATCGACTGCGAACTCGCCGACATGGACCCCGCCGATCGCGACCCGCTGGGGATCATGCGCGCCCCAGGTCGCCGAGCCCTCGATGTGCAGTGTGCCGCGGATCCGGCCCGGCGCGACCTCGATCTCGGACTCCCACGCTTTCCACACGCCCTGCCAGTTCTTGCCTGCAGCAATCCGGACGAGGCCGGCGCTGTCGAGCCATCCCCCGCGAGTCCGCCCCGTCGGCGTGACGAAGGTAACGGAGGTAAACCCGCCGCTGGTGCCACTGGCCACCAGCATGTCGCCGGCGACGACATAGGCCCGGCTCGGCCGCGGCTTCGCGCCTTCGACGTCGTCGAAGAAATAGAGTTTCGCGCCCGGCTTCACTTGCACCAGCCATGCATCCGCCAGCGGATCGGCGGGCTGGATCGCAGCCGGCACCGTCAGCAACGTCGCCGCGAGCATCGGCATCATATCGTCAACCCCTGCAACAGCCTCGGGACGTCGCCCGATTCGCCGCGCGCCTCGGCCATGAACCAGTTCTTGAGCGGCGGCAGCTTGTCGACCGCGGCGAGGCCGAAGCGACGAACGCGGGCGGCGGTCTTGCCGGGGATGCCGAACAAGCGGGTCAGCCCATCGGTGGCTGCGGCGACCATGAAGGTATCGAGCCCGCGCCAGCGCTGATAGCGTGCGAGCAATTGCGGATCGCCGAGGTCCATGCCCAGCCTTTTGCCCTCGACGAGCACCTCGACCAGGGTGGCGACGTCGCGGAAGCCGACATTGACGCCCTGGCCCGCAATCGGATGGATGCCATGCGCGGCATCGCCGACCAAAGCGAGCCGGTTCGACGTGATCCACGCGGCATGGTGGAAGCCGAGCGGGTGGCTGAAGCGCGACGACAGCGGCCCGAGCTTGCCGAGGAAGCCGCCCATGCGCTTTTCGGCTTCGGCGAGATAGGCGCGGTCGGAAATCTTGTTCATCCCCGCCGCGTCGCGCGCATTGACGGTCCAGACCACCGCCGAGCGATGGCCATGTTCGTCATCGAGCAAAGGCAGGATCGCGAACGGGCCTTCGGAATAGAATATCTCGTAGGCGATGTTCTCGTGGCTGCGCGCGTGCCCGAGCGTCGCGACCATCGCGGCATGGTCATAGCTCCAGCGCGCGGTCTTGAGGCCGGCGGCGTCGCGAGTCGGCGAATTGCGGCCCTCGGCGGCGACCAGCAGCGGCGCACGCACGACGGCGCCCGAATCGAGCGTGGCAGTAACCCCGAACGCGCCGCGTTCGACCGAGACCGCACGCGTCTTCATCCGCAGATCGACACCCGGCGCGGCCCGTGCCGCTTCGAACAAGGCGGTTCGCAGGATACGGTTTTCGAACATGTGCCCGAGCGCATCTTCCTCAGCGTCGGGCGCGAAATCGAGCTTGCCGGGCGCGAGCCCGTCGCTGACCCGGATGCCCTGGATCGGGCACCCCCTGCCGGCGAGCCGCGGCGCGACGCCGATCGCTTCGAACATCCGCATCGGCGCGCTGGCGATCGCCGAGGCGCGCCCGTCATGGCCGGCGGCGAGGATCGTCTCGGGCTCGGCAGGATCGACGACGATCGAAGTGAGGCCATGTGCGTCGAGCGCCGTTGCCAGCGCACTGCCAACCAGTCCGCCGCCGAGGATGAGTACGTCCGCGCTATCCATGTGCCTGCCCTAACGCCGCGTCCCTCGCACCACAAACGCTTTCCTACA
Protein-coding regions in this window:
- a CDS encoding Trm112 family protein, which codes for MSTAIDPWLLERLVCPITRTPLRYDEAAAELVSEEAGLAYPVREGMPVLIVEAARQIR
- a CDS encoding tetratricopeptide repeat protein, producing MSPQEKEAVEAFRRDVVEPSMTGLVVIDFWAEWCGPCKALTPVLEKVTADYAAKGVTLAKVDVDANQFIAAQFQVRSIPTVYAMFQGQLVADLTTARTETQLRTMLDQILRQLPVQSEEAQAEAELEPLIAMGEQVLHDGDHERALSIFEQIAEIAPEHPQIAAGRARALVALGRADEAEAVLAALPEVTAKGPEIEQARAAVALAREVVPVEDLSGLAARAATGDMDARYELAGGQMAAGDREAATATLLAMIAEDREWNEGAARARLLKLFEAVGLEDPWVSAQRRKLSAILFG
- a CDS encoding UbiH/UbiF/VisC/COQ6 family ubiquinone biosynthesis hydroxylase, encoding MDSADVLILGGGLVGSALATALDAHGLTSIVVDPAEPETILAAGHDGRASAIASAPMRMFEAIGVAPRLAGRGCPIQGIRVSDGLAPGKLDFAPDAEEDALGHMFENRILRTALFEAARAAPGVDLRMKTRAVSVERGAFGVTATLDSGAVVRAPLLVAAEGRNSPTRDAAGLKTARWSYDHAAMVATLGHARSHENIAYEIFYSEGPFAILPLLDDEHGHRSAVVWTVNARDAAGMNKISDRAYLAEAEKRMGGFLGKLGPLSSRFSHPLGFHHAAWITSNRLALVGDAAHGIHPIAGQGVNVGFRDVATLVEVLVEGKRLGMDLGDPQLLARYQRWRGLDTFMVAAATDGLTRLFGIPGKTAARVRRFGLAAVDKLPPLKNWFMAEARGESGDVPRLLQGLTI
- a CDS encoding LON peptidase substrate-binding domain-containing protein; this translates as MTATRLSVFPLAGALLFPRMHLPLHIFEPRYRALISDALARDRRIGVIQPRDANEPPTLFDVGCVGRIAEVEALPDGRYDIVLEGLTRFTVLRELDVTTPFRQIEAELEAAGEAEALAIAERASLEIESRRFADGLGYAVDWEAVTRLDDESLVNGIAQIAPFDVASKQALLEANGLSARADLIVQLMQFFGRHGEEGGVTLQ
- a CDS encoding DUF2147 domain-containing protein; this translates as MKSVIPKLLAVALVALPVAPAFADEPAAPPIATEWRNPGNSVHVRIDKCDGRLCGTVTWASAKAQADARRGGTENLVGTRLFRDLEPAGSGKWRGKVFVPDIRKTFSGTISFADANTMVGKGCVLFGVICKSQTWKRLP